Proteins encoded within one genomic window of Gadus macrocephalus chromosome 18, ASM3116895v1:
- the LOC132446289 gene encoding retinol-binding protein 3-like: MAGVHSALLPLAMLLCFPLSSRAAPFQAALVQDMAQILLENYCFPENLVGMQEAIQQAIHSGEILQIQDRKTLAAVLSAGVQGALNDPRLAVTYEPNYVPVSPPLLPSLPAEQLVRLVRNSVKLDFLENNVGYLRMDRIIGAGTAAKLGPLLRDNIWNKVAHTSAMIFDLRYSTTGELSGVPFIVSFFSDPGPLIHIDTVYDRPSNSTEELWTTPSIMAERYGTKKDLIILTSKRTMGAAEAVAYTLKHLKRAIVVGERSAGGSVKVQKIKMADSGFYITVPVARSVSPITGQSWEVSGVAPSVNIIAKDAVINAKSLLAVRSAIPKAVQSISNIIERHYAFMDRVPALLYHLQAADFLLVTSEEDLATKLNLESQAISEDPRLMIRLEEDQFVFSDNKDSEDEMVPDDSALLGTLADALFKVEILADNTGYLRIDSFDDSFLEPELVERMEKGVWEPLKDTDNLIIDLRYNTGGSSASLAYILSYLQDVLQKRHFFTIFDRVQNRTIQYDTQRWITGQHYGSMRGVYVMTSYYTASVGEEFAYLMQSLHRGTVIGEITSGTLTHSKTFQVEDTGIEITVPFINFIDNNGEFWLGGGVVPDAIVLAEDAVGHTHEIIEFHRGLQQLIHQMGKLLETHYAIHEVALKVSKVLRAKWAEGMYRSVVDLESLASMLTSDLQETSGDHRIHILYCDVEPEAMREVPMIPTAEEVGYIINALFKIEVMPGNVGYLRCDVMIDVEVVKAIGPQLIKSVWDKIVNTDALIVDMRYNTGGYSTAIPLLCSYFFDVEPLRHLYTVFDHSTSTVTEVTTLPSTLGPRYGSLKDLYILTSHMTGSAAEAFARTMMELKRAVVIGEPTVGGSLSSGTYQIPGSVLYASIPNQVVLSAVTGKVWSLSGVEPDVIAQAMDALNVAQRIIAARLMNRETGK, encoded by the coding sequence ATGGCGGGCGTACACTCGGCGCTGCTTCCTCTTGCCATGcttctctgttttcctctttCCTCAAGAGCAGCGCCGTTCCAGGCCGCCCTGGTCCAGGACATGGCGCAGATCCTGCTGGAGAACTACTGCTTCCCGGAGAACTTGGTGGGGATGCAGGAGGCCATCCAACAGGCCATCCACAGTGGAGAAATCCTTCAGATCCAAGACAGGAAGACCCTGGCGGCCGTCCTGTCGGCGGGGGTCCAGGGGGCGCTGAACGATCCCAGGCTGGCGGTGACCTACGAGCCCAACTACGTCCCGGTgtcgccgccgctgctgccctCCCTGCCCGCCGAGCAGCTCGTCCGGCTGGTGAGGAACTCGGTGAAGCTGGACTTCCTGGAGAACAACGTGGGCTACCTGCGGATGGACCGGATCATCGGGGCGGGGACGGCGGCCAAGCTCGGCCCCCTGCTCAGGGACAACATCTGGAACAAGGTGGCCCACACGTCCGCCATGATCTTTGACCTCCGCTACAGCACCACCGGGGAGCTCTCTGGCGTTCCCTTCATCGTGTCCTTCTTCTCGGACCCAGGGCCGCTGATTCACATCGACACCGTGTATGACCGGCCCTCAAACAGCACGGAGGAGCTGTGGACCACGCCTTCCATCATGGCAGAGCGGTACGGTACGAAGAAGGACTTGATCATCTTGACGAGCAAGCGTACGATGGGAGCCGCAGAGGCGGTGGCCTATACACTTAAGCATCTGAAGAGGGCTATTGTAGTGGGAGAAAGGTCTGCCGGGGGTTCGGTGAAGGTCCAGAAGATCAAAATGGCAGACTCTGGATTTTACATAACGGTACCGGTGGCAAGGTCTGTCAGCCCAATCACAGGCCAGAGCTGGGAGGTGAGCGGTGTTGCGCCGTCAGTTAACATCATCGCGAAGGACGCAGTCATAAATGCCAAGTCACTATTGGCAGTTAGGAGTGCCATTCCCAAGGCTGTTCAGAGCATCTCCAATATCATTGAGAGGCACTATGCATTTATGGATCGTGTCCCAGCACTCCTTTACCATCTGCAGGCAGCAGACTTCTTGTTGGTAACATCTGAGGAGGATCTTGCCACTAAACTCAACCTGGAGAGCCAGGCCATCTCCGAAGACCCACGACTGATGATCAGACTTGAGGAGGACCAGTTTGTTTTTTCCGACAATAAGGACTCTGAGGATGAAATGGTTCCTGATGATTCTGCGTTGTTAGGAACACTGGCTGATGCACTATTCAAAGTGGAAATCCTAGCAGACAATACTGGTTATCTCCGCATTGATTCTTTTGATGACTCCTTTCTGGAGCCTGAATTAGTGGAACGTATGGAGAAAGGGGTATGGGAACCTCTCAAAGACACTGACAATCTGATCATTGATTTGCGCTACAACACTGGTGGGTCCTCTGCCTCATTGGCCTACATTCTGTCCTATCTCCAGGATGTGTTACAGAAACGCCACTTCTTCACGATATTTGACCGGGTTCAAAACAGAACGATCCAATATGACACTCAGCGTTGGATTACAGGGCAACACTACGGTTCCATGCGAGGGGTTTATGTGATGACCAGCTATTACACAGCAAGTGTCGGGGAAGAGTTTGCTTACCTCATGCAGTCTCTGCATCGCGGAACGGTCATCGGAGAAATCACATCGGGAACCCTAACGCACTCGAAAACATTTCAAGTTGAGGACACTGGTATAGAGATCACTGTTCCCTTCATTAACTTCATAGACAACAACGGGGAGTTCTGGttgggagggggcgtggtcccAGATGCGATTGTGCTGGCCGAGGACGCTGTGGGTCACACCCACGAGATCATTGAATTCCACCGTGGGCTACAGCAGCTCATCCACCAAATGGGGAAACTGTTGGAAACGCACTACGCCATCCACGAGGTCGCCTTGAAGGTCAGCAAGGTGCTCCGCGCCAAATGGGCCGAAGGAATGTACCGCTCCGTGGTCGATTTAGAATCCCTGGCGTCcatgctgacctctgacctgcagGAGACCTCGGGGGACCACCGGATCCACATCCTCTACTGCGACGTGGAGCCAGAGGCCATGCGCGAGGTGCCCATGATCCCCACGGCGGAGGAGGTGGGCTACATCATTAACGCTCTCTTCAAGATAGAAGTAATGCCGGGAAACGTCGGTTACTTGCGGTGCGACGTGATGATCGACGTGGAGGTTGTGAAGGCCATCGGACCGCAGCTGATCAAATCGGTGTGGGACAAGATCGTCAATACTGACGCGCTGATCGTGGACATGAGGTACAACACAGGGGGGTACTCCACGGCCATACCCCTCCTCTGCAGCTACTTCTTTGACGTCGAACCCCTACGGCACCTGTATACCGTCTTCGACCACTCCACATCCACCGTGACTGAGGTCACAACCTTGCCTAGCACCCTAGGTCCAAGGTATGGATCGCTCAAAGACCTCTACATCCTCACGAGTCACATGACAGGGTCGGCGGCCGAGGCCTTCGCGCGCACCATGATGGAACTGAAGCGTGCCGTTGTGATCGGAGAGCCCACGGTGGGCGGGTCTCTGTCCAGCGGGACCTATCAGATCCCGGGTAGTGTGCTGTACGCTTCCATCCCCAACCAGGTGGTGTTGAGCGCGGTGACTGGGAAGGTGTGGTCCCTGTCAGGGGTGGAGCCTGATGTAATCGCCCAGGCAATGGACGCTCTGAATGTGGCTCAGAGAATCATCGCGGCGAGACTGatgaacagagagacagggaaataG